In Corylus avellana chromosome ca2, CavTom2PMs-1.0, the following proteins share a genomic window:
- the LOC132170780 gene encoding xyloglucan endotransglucosylase protein 1-like, with protein MAAYICHRISELLLVSLFVSSFVVSSAGTFDGDCDILWGDHRGKILDNGKLLTLSLDQISGSGFQSKREYLFGRIDMQLKLVSGNSAGTVTAYYLSSEGTNHDEIDFEFLGNLSGQPYIVHTNVYTQGKGEREQQFYLWFDPTKDFHTYSFVWNPQLIIFLVDNTPIRVFHNEESIGVPFPKSQPMKLYSSLWNADQWATRGGLVKTDWSKAPFTAYYRDFNANACVWSRGSSSCGSTSTSSATPGGWQTQGLDANGRRRLRWVQKYFMIYNYCTDFKRFPQGRPRECRRAS; from the exons ATGGCAGCATACATTTGTCATAGGATTTCAGAATTGCTCTTGGTTTCACTCTTTGTGAGCTCCTTTGTGGTTTCTTCTGCTGGCACTTTTGATGGAGATTGTGACATCTTGTGGGGGGATCATCGTGGGAAGATTCTAGATAATGGGAAGCTTCTCACACTTTCACTTGACCAAATATCTGGCTCTGGTTTCCAATCCAAAAGAGAATATCTGTTTGGAAGGATCGACATGCAGCTGAAGCTCGTCTCTGGTAACTCTGCTGGCACCGTCACGGCTTACTAT CTATCCTCAGAGGGGACTAATCATGAcgagattgattttgagttctTGGGGAACTTGAGTGGACAGCCTTATATCGTCCACACAAACGTCTATACACAAGGGAAAGGGGAGAGAGAGCAACAATTCTACCTCTGGTTTGACCCAACAAAAGATTTCCACACCTATTCCTTTGTATGGAATCCACAGCTAATTAT tTTCTTGGTGGATAACACCCCCATAAGAGTATTCCACAACGAAGAGTCCATTGGGGTTCCCTTCCCCAAGAGCCAGCCCATGAAGCTTTACTCGAGCCTCTGGAATGCAGACCAATGGGCAACAAGAGGTGGGCTTGTGAAAACGGATTGGTCCAAGGCTCCTTTCACTGCCTACTACCGCGACTTTAATGCTAATGCCTGCGTGTGGTCTAGAGGCTCATCTTCTTGTGGTTCAACGTCAACGAGCTCCGCCACTCCTGGTGGTTGGCAAACTCAAGGGCTCGATGCAAATGGGCGAAGACGACTCAGATGGGTGCAAAAGTACTTCATGATTTACAACTATTGCACTGATTTTAAGCGATTTCCTCAGGGTCGCCCACGTGAGTGCCGGCGTGCTAGCTAG